A window of the Haloarcula litorea genome harbors these coding sequences:
- a CDS encoding protein-tyrosine phosphatase family protein, which yields MRPANAHRFAPAAPDESTVFGACAPGWHAAADHAVALDDWLAAMRRERVERVCCLLPGRQLDATDANLDRYADALGESNVLHAPVPDHHLLPEPLLHDEILPFLAAADAAEERTVVHCLAGIGRTGQVLAAWLVYSRDYGPDRAVETVREQGRDPLDAVRAGNATREELDDLLVSVTGR from the coding sequence ATGCGACCTGCGAACGCCCACAGGTTCGCCCCCGCGGCTCCCGACGAGTCTACCGTCTTCGGTGCCTGCGCTCCCGGCTGGCACGCCGCCGCCGACCACGCGGTCGCCCTCGACGACTGGCTCGCGGCGATGCGACGGGAGCGCGTCGAGCGGGTCTGCTGTCTCCTCCCCGGCCGCCAGCTCGACGCGACCGACGCGAATCTCGACCGATACGCCGACGCCCTCGGCGAGTCGAACGTCCTCCACGCCCCGGTCCCCGATCACCACCTCCTCCCCGAACCGCTCCTCCACGACGAGATCCTGCCCTTCCTCGCGGCGGCCGACGCCGCCGAGGAGCGCACCGTCGTCCACTGTCTCGCCGGTATCGGCCGGACGGGGCAGGTGCTGGCGGCGTGGCTCGTCTACAGTCGCGACTACGGTCCCGACCGGGCCGTCGAGACCGTCCGCGAACAGGGTCGGGACCCGCTCGACGCCGTCCGGGCCGGCAACGCGACCCGTGAGGAGCTGGACGACCTGCTCGTCTCGGTCACAGGGCGGTGA
- a CDS encoding HD domain-containing protein gives MTTIKDSVHDHIEVEGVAEALLDTPAVQRLRHVKQLGTVTLVYPSANHTRFEHSLGVFHLADRALAHLGIEGQQAERVRAAALLHDVGHSPYSHNIEAVVHRRTGKYHDDVAGILDEGAVARVLTEHGLNPDRVAGLVAGEGELGQLVSGELDVDRMDYLVRDAHHTGVPYGTIDHERLVRQLRFVDGDLVLDEGNVQAAESLLLARALMNPTVYKHHVARIAKSMLRRGTERLLAASNATASDLRRWDDNDLLVRLRQNDETEAYARRLSERDLFKRAVWAELTAVPDDLLGADHRDVRAMEHDIAEAASVDPDRVILDIPSEPSMTESSSRVLVNGDIRTLSDQSTLVNAIRAAQRDQWRLGVYAPEGDSERVGDMAIRELGLDLDGARVRDIRPGIHATLDEFN, from the coding sequence ATGACCACGATCAAGGACAGCGTCCACGACCACATCGAGGTCGAGGGCGTCGCCGAGGCGCTGCTGGACACGCCGGCCGTCCAGCGGCTCCGCCACGTGAAGCAACTCGGCACCGTGACGCTGGTCTATCCCTCCGCGAACCACACCCGCTTCGAGCACTCGCTGGGCGTGTTCCACCTGGCCGACCGGGCGCTCGCACACCTCGGGATCGAGGGGCAGCAGGCCGAGCGGGTGCGGGCGGCCGCCCTCCTCCACGACGTCGGCCACTCCCCGTACAGCCACAACATCGAGGCAGTCGTCCACCGAAGGACCGGCAAGTACCACGACGACGTCGCCGGCATCCTCGACGAGGGGGCCGTCGCCCGGGTGCTCACCGAGCACGGCCTCAACCCGGACCGGGTGGCCGGCCTGGTCGCCGGGGAGGGCGAACTGGGCCAACTGGTCTCGGGCGAACTCGACGTCGACCGGATGGACTACCTCGTCCGGGACGCCCACCACACCGGCGTCCCGTACGGCACCATCGACCACGAGCGGCTGGTCCGTCAGCTCCGCTTCGTCGACGGCGACCTGGTGCTCGACGAGGGCAACGTCCAGGCCGCCGAGTCGCTGCTGCTCGCGCGAGCGCTGATGAACCCGACCGTCTACAAACACCACGTCGCCCGCATCGCCAAGTCGATGCTGCGGCGCGGGACCGAGCGGCTGCTGGCCGCCAGCAACGCCACCGCCTCGGACCTGCGCCGCTGGGACGACAACGACCTGCTGGTGCGCCTGAGACAGAACGACGAGACCGAGGCCTACGCCCGGCGGCTGAGCGAGCGGGACCTCTTCAAGCGGGCCGTCTGGGCCGAACTCACCGCCGTCCCGGACGACCTGCTCGGGGCCGACCACCGGGACGTCCGCGCGATGGAACACGACATCGCCGAGGCCGCCAGCGTCGACCCGGACCGTGTCATCCTCGATATCCCCTCCGAGCCGTCGATGACCGAGTCCAGCAGCCGCGTCCTGGTCAACGGCGACATCCGGACGCTGAGCGACCAGTCGACGCTCGTCAACGCCATCCGGGCCGCCCAGCGGGACCAGTGGCGACTCGGCGTCTACGCGCCCGAGGGAGACAGCGAGCGGGTCGGCGATATGGCCATCCGCGAACTCGGCCTCGACCTCGACGGCGCTCGCGTGCGCGACATCCGCCCCGGCATCCACGCGACCCTCGATGAGTTTAACTGA
- a CDS encoding amidohydrolase family protein — protein sequence MIVEGTVLRGRSFEPVEGRVVIEDGEIAAVEEASVEGDAIVCPAFVNAHTHIGDSIAKEAGEGLSLSELVAPPDGLKHRLLRQADQSELVEAMTRSLSYMERSGTGAFVEFREGGVEGVRAIRAALADSDLRSVVLGRETVEAMEISDGFGASGANDGEFGRERRATRDADKLFGIHAGEVDSSDINPALDLDPDFLVHMVHAEDLHLQRVADSEIPVAVCPRSNLVTGVGRPPVEELYERTTVALGTDNVFLNSPSMFREMAYTAKLYDLPARDVLRMATVNGAELAGLDCGLIEAGRPASVLVLDGDSDNLAGAHNPVRAVVRRAETADVERVVRPDA from the coding sequence ATGATCGTCGAGGGGACCGTCTTGCGCGGTCGGTCGTTCGAGCCCGTCGAGGGGCGGGTCGTGATCGAGGACGGCGAGATCGCCGCCGTCGAGGAGGCCAGCGTCGAGGGCGACGCCATCGTCTGTCCGGCGTTCGTCAACGCCCACACGCACATCGGGGACTCCATCGCGAAGGAGGCCGGGGAGGGGCTCTCGCTTTCGGAACTCGTCGCGCCGCCGGACGGCCTGAAACACCGCCTGCTCCGGCAGGCCGACCAGTCCGAACTCGTCGAGGCGATGACTCGCTCGCTGTCGTACATGGAACGGAGCGGGACCGGCGCGTTCGTGGAGTTCCGCGAGGGCGGCGTCGAGGGGGTTCGGGCCATCCGCGCCGCGCTGGCCGACTCGGACCTCCGCAGCGTCGTCCTCGGCCGCGAGACGGTCGAGGCGATGGAGATCTCCGACGGGTTCGGTGCCAGCGGGGCCAACGACGGCGAGTTCGGGCGCGAGCGCCGGGCGACTCGGGACGCCGACAAGCTGTTCGGCATCCACGCGGGCGAGGTCGACAGCTCCGACATCAACCCCGCGCTCGACCTGGACCCGGACTTCCTGGTCCACATGGTCCACGCCGAGGACCTCCACCTCCAGCGCGTGGCCGACAGCGAGATCCCGGTGGCGGTCTGTCCGCGATCGAACCTCGTCACCGGCGTCGGCCGCCCCCCGGTCGAGGAGCTCTACGAGCGGACCACCGTCGCGCTCGGGACCGACAACGTCTTCCTCAACAGCCCCTCGATGTTCCGCGAGATGGCCTACACGGCGAAGCTGTACGACCTGCCCGCCCGCGACGTGTTGCGGATGGCGACGGTCAACGGGGCCGAGCTGGCGGGTCTCGACTGCGGCCTGATCGAGGCGGGACGGCCGGCCAGCGTGCTCGTCCTCGACGGCGACTCCGACAACCTCGCGGGCGCGCACAACCCCGTCCGCGCCGTCGTCCGGCGGGCCGAGACCGCGGACGTGGAGCGCGTCGTCCGCCCGGACGCGTAG
- a CDS encoding IS6 family transposase gives MPEIDRLTGDSDWIDLDFMERERTPEGIVEVGIQLHLAGLSLSNTKQYLERLGVKRSRTAIHNWVQKADLQPTGTRSSNYIAVDETVIQLGTERYWLYAAVDPKTNEFLHVRLFPTTNSGLTHVFLRELREKHAIDDAVFLIDDADHLQAALSRFGLRFHIRRHGNRNSVERVFREVKRRTSSFSNTFSNVEPATAESWLEAFAVWWNRCQS, from the coding sequence ATGCCCGAAATCGACCGCCTCACCGGTGATAGCGACTGGATCGATTTGGATTTTATGGAGCGAGAGCGGACACCGGAGGGGATCGTTGAAGTGGGTATTCAGTTGCATCTGGCTGGTCTATCGCTTTCGAATACCAAACAGTATCTTGAGAGGTTGGGTGTCAAACGCAGTCGAACGGCGATCCACAACTGGGTGCAGAAGGCTGATCTACAGCCAACCGGCACGAGATCGTCGAATTACATCGCGGTCGATGAGACTGTAATTCAGCTCGGAACCGAGCGCTACTGGCTGTACGCCGCTGTCGATCCCAAGACCAACGAGTTCCTCCACGTACGGCTGTTTCCAACGACAAACTCAGGTCTAACACACGTGTTTCTGCGTGAACTCCGCGAGAAACACGCCATCGACGATGCGGTGTTTCTCATCGATGACGCCGACCATCTCCAAGCTGCACTGTCGCGGTTTGGACTCCGATTTCATATTCGTCGCCACGGAAATCGGAATAGCGTCGAACGTGTCTTTCGTGAGGTAAAACGACGAACATCCTCGTTCTCAAATACGTTTAGCAACGTCGAGCCGGCGACAGCAGAATCTTGGCTCGAAGCATTCGCCGTCTGGTGGAACCGATGCCAAAGTTAA
- a CDS encoding universal stress protein, with product MYDRLLIPTDGSAGMRGVVSHAVALADTHDAEIRGLYVVDTGRYSTLPVETTWDGVTEMLREEGEVALDALREVADGVPVETAIREGAPSTEIVAHARENSADAIVMGTHGRGGIDRLLLGSVAERVVRASPVPVVTVPVSDVPEGERAADTAGAAE from the coding sequence ATGTACGACCGGCTACTGATCCCCACGGACGGGTCGGCTGGGATGCGGGGAGTGGTCAGCCACGCCGTTGCCCTCGCGGACACGCACGACGCCGAGATCCGCGGGCTCTACGTCGTCGACACCGGTCGATACTCGACGCTGCCGGTCGAGACGACGTGGGACGGCGTCACCGAGATGCTCCGCGAGGAGGGGGAGGTGGCCCTCGACGCCCTGCGAGAGGTCGCCGACGGGGTGCCGGTCGAGACGGCGATCCGCGAGGGAGCACCGAGCACGGAGATCGTCGCGCACGCTCGCGAGAACAGCGCCGACGCCATCGTGATGGGGACCCACGGCCGCGGTGGCATCGACCGCTTGCTCCTGGGCAGCGTCGCGGAGCGTGTGGTGCGCGCCTCGCCGGTCCCGGTCGTGACCGTGCCGGTCAGCGACGTACCAGAGGGGGAACGGGCGGCCGACACGGCTGGGGCCGCCGAGTAG
- a CDS encoding biotin--[acetyl-CoA-carboxylase] ligase, producing the protein MNETRHRVLAALADGPVSGPALADELAVSRSAVWKHVEALREAGFEIDSGDDGYTLSAVPEFGGPAVEYGLDAPFTVEYHDSVPSTNARARDLAADGAGDVVVLADEQTGGRGRLDRDWHSPSGGIWCSVLVRPDVPMADAPVFTLAAAVAATRAAREAGVDASIKWPNDVLVDGADGERKLVGILTEMEGEADRVSWVVVGVGVNANVDPADLPAEAEPTSLSAELGEPVDRRTFTQRFLELFDDLRTDPDAVLDEWREYSGTLGREVRVETPDGEVVGEAVDVAFPGALVVETDDGRVTVSAGDCDHLRPV; encoded by the coding sequence ATGAACGAGACGCGACACCGGGTGCTGGCGGCGCTGGCCGACGGACCGGTCTCGGGACCCGCACTCGCGGACGAGCTGGCCGTCTCGCGGTCGGCCGTCTGGAAGCACGTCGAGGCACTCAGAGAAGCGGGGTTCGAGATCGACAGCGGCGACGACGGCTACACGCTGTCGGCGGTCCCCGAGTTCGGCGGCCCGGCCGTCGAGTACGGGCTTGACGCCCCCTTCACCGTCGAGTACCACGACAGCGTCCCGAGCACGAACGCCCGAGCACGGGATCTGGCCGCCGATGGTGCCGGGGACGTGGTGGTGCTTGCCGACGAGCAGACCGGCGGCCGGGGGCGGCTCGACCGGGACTGGCACTCCCCCAGCGGGGGCATCTGGTGCTCCGTGCTCGTCCGACCCGACGTGCCGATGGCCGACGCGCCGGTGTTCACGCTCGCGGCGGCCGTCGCGGCGACGCGGGCGGCCCGCGAGGCGGGCGTCGACGCGTCGATCAAGTGGCCCAACGACGTGCTCGTCGACGGCGCGGACGGCGAGCGGAAACTCGTCGGGATACTCACCGAGATGGAGGGCGAGGCCGACCGCGTCTCGTGGGTGGTCGTCGGCGTCGGGGTCAACGCGAACGTCGACCCCGCGGACCTGCCCGCCGAGGCCGAGCCGACCAGTCTCTCGGCGGAACTGGGCGAGCCGGTGGACCGGCGTACGTTCACACAGCGGTTCCTCGAACTGTTCGACGACCTGCGGACCGACCCCGACGCGGTGCTGGACGAGTGGCGCGAGTACAGCGGGACGCTGGGCCGGGAGGTACGGGTCGAGACCCCCGACGGCGAGGTCGTCGGCGAGGCGGTCGACGTCGCCTTCCCCGGCGCGCTGGTCGTCGAGACCGACGACGGCCGCGTGACCGTCTCGGCCGGCGACTGCGACCACCTGCGGCCGGTCTGA
- a CDS encoding acetyl-CoA carboxylase biotin carboxylase subunit — protein MFDKVLVANRGEIAVRVMRACEELGVETVAVYSEADKHSGHVRYADEAYNVGPARAADSYLDQEAIVDAAKQADADAIHPGYGFLAENADFAERVENTEGVTWVGPESGAMEQLGEKTKARKIMQSADVPIVPGTTDPVDDPEEVVEFGEEYGFPVAIKAEGGGGGRGMKIVHDPEEAEDQLESAKREGEAYFSNDSVYLERYLENPRHIEVQVIADHAGNVRHLGERDCSLQRRHQKVIEEGPSAALSDELREQIGEAARRGVREADYYNAGTVEFLVEEDPDRDPDEVLGPDANFYFLEVNTRIQVEHTVTEEITGIDIVKWQLRVAAGEDLAFEQDDVEIEGHAIEFRINAENAANDFAPANSGTLETYDPPGGIGVRMDDALRQGDDLVTDYDSMIAKLIVYGSDRDEAIDRGRRALAEYDIQGFPTVIPFHRLMLTDQTFVDSLHTTKYLDETLDEERIDEAQAKWGSESESQPDDEEVTEREFTVEVNGKRFEVELEERGAPAIDVGDVDASGGGGGQRPDRPGGSDGSSDGGGSSTEGQEVSAEMQGTILEVNVAEGDEVESGDVLCVLEAMKMENDIVAERGGTVTEVAIAEGDSVDMGDRLFVLD, from the coding sequence ATGTTCGACAAGGTGCTCGTCGCCAACCGCGGCGAAATCGCAGTGCGCGTAATGCGCGCCTGCGAAGAGCTGGGTGTGGAGACGGTGGCGGTGTACTCGGAGGCGGACAAACACTCGGGCCACGTCCGCTACGCCGACGAAGCCTACAACGTCGGGCCCGCCCGGGCCGCGGACTCGTACCTCGATCAGGAGGCGATCGTCGACGCGGCCAAGCAGGCAGACGCGGACGCCATCCACCCCGGCTACGGCTTCCTCGCTGAGAACGCCGACTTCGCCGAGCGGGTCGAGAACACGGAGGGGGTCACCTGGGTCGGGCCCGAGAGCGGCGCGATGGAGCAGCTCGGCGAGAAGACCAAGGCCCGGAAGATCATGCAGTCCGCCGACGTCCCCATCGTCCCGGGGACGACCGACCCCGTTGACGACCCCGAGGAGGTCGTCGAGTTCGGCGAGGAGTACGGCTTCCCGGTCGCGATCAAGGCCGAGGGCGGCGGCGGCGGCCGCGGGATGAAGATCGTCCACGACCCCGAGGAGGCCGAGGACCAGCTCGAGTCCGCCAAGCGGGAGGGCGAGGCGTACTTCTCGAACGACTCGGTGTACCTCGAACGCTACCTGGAGAACCCGCGCCACATCGAGGTGCAGGTCATCGCCGACCACGCCGGCAACGTCCGGCACCTCGGCGAGCGCGACTGCTCGCTCCAGCGCCGGCACCAGAAGGTCATCGAGGAGGGACCGTCGGCCGCCCTCTCGGACGAACTCCGGGAGCAGATCGGCGAGGCGGCCCGCCGGGGGGTCCGGGAAGCCGACTACTACAACGCCGGCACCGTCGAGTTCCTCGTCGAGGAGGACCCCGACCGGGACCCCGACGAGGTGCTGGGGCCGGACGCGAACTTCTACTTCCTGGAGGTCAACACGCGCATCCAGGTCGAACACACCGTCACCGAGGAGATCACCGGCATCGACATCGTGAAGTGGCAGCTCCGGGTCGCCGCCGGCGAGGACCTGGCATTCGAGCAGGACGACGTGGAGATCGAGGGCCACGCCATCGAGTTCCGCATCAACGCCGAGAACGCGGCCAACGACTTCGCCCCCGCCAACAGCGGGACGCTGGAGACCTACGACCCGCCGGGCGGCATCGGCGTCCGGATGGACGACGCGCTGCGGCAGGGCGACGACCTGGTGACCGACTACGACTCGATGATCGCGAAGCTCATCGTCTACGGCTCGGACCGCGACGAGGCCATCGACAGGGGCCGCCGGGCGCTCGCGGAGTACGACATCCAGGGGTTCCCGACGGTCATCCCCTTCCACCGACTGATGCTGACCGACCAGACGTTCGTCGACTCGCTGCACACCACGAAGTACCTCGACGAGACCCTCGACGAGGAGCGCATCGACGAGGCCCAGGCGAAGTGGGGCTCCGAGTCCGAGAGCCAGCCCGACGACGAGGAGGTCACCGAGCGCGAGTTCACCGTCGAGGTCAACGGCAAGCGCTTCGAGGTCGAACTCGAGGAGCGCGGCGCGCCCGCGATCGACGTGGGTGACGTCGACGCCAGCGGCGGCGGTGGGGGGCAGCGACCCGACCGCCCAGGCGGCTCCGACGGCAGCAGCGACGGCGGCGGCTCCAGCACCGAGGGGCAGGAGGTGTCGGCGGAGATGCAGGGCACCATCCTCGAGGTGAACGTCGCCGAGGGCGACGAGGTCGAGTCCGGCGACGTGCTCTGCGTGCTGGAGGCGATGAAGATGGAGAACGACATCGTCGCCGAGCGCGGCGGCACCGTCACCGAGGTCGCCATCGCCGAGGGCGACTCCGTCGACATGGGCGACCGGCTGTTCGTCCTCGACTAA